GCAGTTGTGCCAAATGCCCGCCATGGGCGAGGTGATGCAGCGGCGTGTAGCCCGAGTCGTTTTTTAGCGTCAGCAGGGAGGGCGTGAGCACCGCTGCGGAGAGATCGCGCAGACGTCCGTATTTGGCGGCGGCGTGGAGGACGGTGTTGCCGGCGGGATTGCGCGCGGAAAGTTCGCCGGCAGTGAGTGCCTGGGCAGATTCGCGGGGCAGGGTGCCGTCGCGTAAAGCCGCGACGAGCGCATCAGTATCCATAGCGCAGAGCGAAACGTGCGCTCGGGTGTCGCGCAAAACTAAAAGCAGGCCCCCTGCATCTTACGCGGCTTTGAGTTTGCCATGAACCGGTCCGAACTCAATCTGACCCGAATACCCATTTATGAGCCTCGAAGAATCCACACCATCCGCCCCGGAAGTAGCTCGTGAGGCGGTTTTGGTGGTTGATGATGAACGTCCCTTGCTGGAGGTCTTTGCCGAGGCCTTGGGAACCCGTTTTGATGTGACGACGGCGACATCGGCGCGTGAGGCTGAATTCATCCTGCGCAAAAAGAATTTCAAAGTCGTCATCGCCGATCACCTGATGCCCGGTGGCAATGGCATGAGTTTCCTGGTGCGCGCCCGTGAGGAATATCCGCACATGCAACGCGTGCTGGTGACTGGTTACATGAAGCCCGAGATGTTGCTGCGCAGCGTGAACGAGGCGGCGTTGTTTCGCTATTTGCTCAAGCCGGTGTCGGTCGTCGAGCTGGTCAACGTGGTGGTCGAAGCAGCCAAATTGCACGACGCGCTGGTCAAGGTGGCCGCAGACGACGTGTCGTAATCGAGGCGTGGCGGACCTTGTTTCGCCGCAAGCTGTTTGCCGTGCGCTTACGTTGATTTGAACGAGGGGTATTCTTTTTGGCGGCAGGTAACTTTTGCGTTGAAGATACGAGGGAGTTGGATTGGTTGGGTGTATCCCCTCTATGCATACCCTTGCACGTATCCCCGCGCGTGAGGCCCGCCTGAACCGTCAGACTGGCAATCGCGCATTCACCCTGATCGAGCTTCTGACCGTGATCGGCATTATCGCCATTTTGGCAGCCATTACTTTTGGCGTGGTGAAGGGAGTCAACGAGCGTGCGGCGATCGGTCAGGCAAAGACTGAACTGGCGGTGCTCTCACAAGCGTTGGAGGCTTATAAAAAACAATATGGCGATTATCCGCAGACTGGATTAGTCGCAGTGGGTCCAAACACGACGACCGCTCTGGCTGCCACGCATACGCAAGCGCTTTTGTTTAATGCTTTAGCGGGTAAATTGGGTCCTAAGCTTGGGTCTGCTGCCGAAATAACCAACTCTGCAATTAACAGTAAAAGCTTTGTAGAGCTTTCTCGTTTTTCTTTGGAAACGACAACCTTGCCCTCTGTCAATAATGCAACGGCTGCTTTAAATAGTTTTTTAGATCCTTGGGGGCGTCGTTATATGTATTATTATAATTCAGCCGCTGCTGGCTGGCGTCACCCTGGGTATATTCTTTTTTCGGTTGGACCTAATGCGGATTATCAAGCCCCTACAAATACGGTTAACAACTACACTCACGCAAATAATCTCGATAGCATTTATGCAAACAAGAACTAACACTCCAGTTGCACGCTCACTGCAGGCCTTTACATTGATTGAACTTTTGACGGTGATTGCCATTATCGGTATTCTGGCTGCAATCATTATTCCTACGGTTGGCTCTGTTAAAATTTCGGCTAACAAAGCAAAGTCCAAGGCTCAGTTTAGTCAGTGGTCCGTTTCTATGGGTTTGTTTAAAAATGAATATGGTTATTATCCTTCCATTGGGACTGGTAATAAGGTTGTCGCAGCTTCATTTTTCGGTGCGCTAACGGGAAAAAGTTACAGTGGTGGAACGGCTTCGGATCTAAAGGGGAATAGTAAAAAATTGTCTTTTTATTCGGCCTCTGATTCTGAGGTTACATTAATTGCTAATGGGGATGCTGCTGATGGCTTGCTCAAAGATGCCTTTGGGAATACTGATATTGTATATTTCGTAGATTCTAATAGCGATGGTATTATTAATGATCAGGATTCTCCGGCCTTGTCGCTCGCACCTGTAACTCCAATCGATGGCGCTCCAGTTACGCCTACTGGATTTACGGCCGCTGCTGGTGTGCGATCTGGTGTGATTTTTTATTCGGCAGGTCGCGGCCTGACGGCCAATGACATAGTCTATAGCTGGTAAAATAATCATAATTTAATTAATGAAACCTAGGAGATTTTCAATGCAGCGCAGCAATTATAGGGGCTTTACGCTGATTGAGCTGTTAGTGGTGATTGGCTTAATAAGTCTTCTTGCGGCGGGTATTGGCATTTCCATGCGTAATGGGAATCCTACGTCTGCATTGAGGGCCGGACAAGGATCTCTTGTCAGTTTGCTTTCAGGTGCTCGTGGTCAAGCTGCACTTAATCAGTCGGATGCGATGATCGTTGTCGATGTTACCAATGCTGGAAATGACGATTTTTTGCGATCATTACAAGTGGTTGTTCGTGCTGGTTCAGGATTGGATGAATGGCGTGCTGTAGGTGATCCGATTATGTTGCCGCAAGGTATATATGTCGTTCCTCCCTCAAGTCCTGCTGTGCTTACATTGACTGGATGGTCTGCAAATAGACAGTCTAAGGGATTTCAGCCTCTAGCTACTTCTCTTGCTGAAAGATCCTACGACGCCGTTAATTATCAATACTATCCCACGGGTGCTTTTGCTTCTAAGACTTATCTTAAGTTTCAAGTCTTTAGCTCGTTAGGCAAAACTACCGGTGAGGGCACTATTTTGGTAACTTCTGGGCGTCGCACTGACGCCACTACTATTACTCTAGACAATCCTGATTTCATCCGAGGCGTATTTGTTAGTCGCTACGGTGTTCCTACTCTTATTAACGAAGCGCAAACATTTGATTTAGTTACTGTAACTCCATGACCTTTAATAGTTCCAAATCTGCACTGGACCCAACAGCTCGACATATTAAATACTCGGCATTTTCTCTGGTCGAAGTGGTTGTAGCCGTCGGTATTTTTGCATTAGCTATTGTGGGGGTAATTGGGCTTTTAGCTCCTACTAGTAAAAGCATTGCAGATGTTGCTGATTCAGATGCTGCGTCTCGAGTGATTACGGTTATACAATCTCAGTTGCAGCAGGCTGGGTTTACTACTGTAAAAGCCAGTTTGGGCGGGACTTTATTTTACGCATCAAAAGATGGGTCTAAGGTAGGGTTGGGGAGCAATCCTACTTTATGGACAAGCAATCAAGAAAAGTTCTTTGAGTTTACGCTTGTGCGAAACGATACATTATCTCCGGCTGCATCTGACGATGCGGCTGGATTTTTGGCTTTCACCGTGGTTCTGAAATGGCCTGCATACGTTTCGAGTGCTGATGGTCAAGGCACTGCTGTTGTCGATAATCAGAAAAGCGTTATGGTGGTTCCGGCTGCAATTACACGATGAGAACTCAAAATTTTATTAGGTCAGCCAATCGCTCTAACTCGACCAGCAAACTTGGATTCACTCTGATTGAGCTTCTGGTTGCTATCGGTGTTACGGCTCTTTTGGTAAGTCTTATGCTGGGTATTGTTACTAACATTACCAGCGGATGGAATAGATCGTCAGGCTCTTTGGAGAGCGGCAATCAAGCGCGGTTGGTTCTGGATCAAATGGCAGGCGATTTGCAGGCTGCCGTTATCAAGCGTGATACTAACGCGTGGTTGGCAGCTACAGTTCAGACCACGGGCCCAGGGTGGACAGCAGGTGGCACAAATA
This portion of the Rariglobus hedericola genome encodes:
- a CDS encoding response regulator — encoded protein: MSLEESTPSAPEVAREAVLVVDDERPLLEVFAEALGTRFDVTTATSAREAEFILRKKNFKVVIADHLMPGGNGMSFLVRAREEYPHMQRVLVTGYMKPEMLLRSVNEAALFRYLLKPVSVVELVNVVVEAAKLHDALVKVAADDVS
- a CDS encoding prepilin-type N-terminal cleavage/methylation domain-containing protein — its product is MQRSNYRGFTLIELLVVIGLISLLAAGIGISMRNGNPTSALRAGQGSLVSLLSGARGQAALNQSDAMIVVDVTNAGNDDFLRSLQVVVRAGSGLDEWRAVGDPIMLPQGIYVVPPSSPAVLTLTGWSANRQSKGFQPLATSLAERSYDAVNYQYYPTGAFASKTYLKFQVFSSLGKTTGEGTILVTSGRRTDATTITLDNPDFIRGVFVSRYGVPTLINEAQTFDLVTVTP
- a CDS encoding prepilin-type N-terminal cleavage/methylation domain-containing protein yields the protein MQTRTNTPVARSLQAFTLIELLTVIAIIGILAAIIIPTVGSVKISANKAKSKAQFSQWSVSMGLFKNEYGYYPSIGTGNKVVAASFFGALTGKSYSGGTASDLKGNSKKLSFYSASDSEVTLIANGDAADGLLKDAFGNTDIVYFVDSNSDGIINDQDSPALSLAPVTPIDGAPVTPTGFTAAAGVRSGVIFYSAGRGLTANDIVYSW
- a CDS encoding prepilin-type N-terminal cleavage/methylation domain-containing protein; the encoded protein is MHTLARIPAREARLNRQTGNRAFTLIELLTVIGIIAILAAITFGVVKGVNERAAIGQAKTELAVLSQALEAYKKQYGDYPQTGLVAVGPNTTTALAATHTQALLFNALAGKLGPKLGSAAEITNSAINSKSFVELSRFSLETTTLPSVNNATAALNSFLDPWGRRYMYYYNSAAAGWRHPGYILFSVGPNADYQAPTNTVNNYTHANNLDSIYANKN